The candidate division KSB1 bacterium genome has a segment encoding these proteins:
- the raiA gene encoding ribosome-associated translation inhibitor RaiA has product MTVTFTARHFKTSDRLKEFATQEVRRLKKYYDDILEVDIVLDYVKLEQVAEISIKVYGQRLTVVEKSEDMYKSITLAVDKLERKLLKYKEKLRHFDKERIAENIEFPVEE; this is encoded by the coding sequence ATGACTGTTACGTTCACTGCCAGGCATTTCAAAACCTCAGATCGACTCAAAGAATTCGCTACGCAGGAAGTTAGGCGCCTGAAGAAATATTATGACGATATCCTTGAAGTAGATATTGTCTTGGATTATGTCAAGCTCGAGCAAGTGGCCGAGATCAGCATAAAAGTGTATGGGCAGAGATTAACCGTCGTCGAAAAGAGTGAGGATATGTATAAATCCATTACCCTTGCAGTGGACAAACTGGAGAGGAAGCTCTTAAAGTACAAAGAAAAGCTGCGCCATTTTGATAAGGAGAGAATTGCGGAAAACATCGAGTTTCCCGTTGAGGAATAA